The Buttiauxella selenatireducens genome has a window encoding:
- the mdtC gene encoding multidrug efflux RND transporter permease subunit MdtC — MKFFALFIYRPVATILLTVAITLCGVLGFRLLPVAPLPQVDFPVIMVSASLPGASPETMASSVATPLERALGRIAGVNEMTSSSSLGSTRIILEFTFDRDINGAARDVQAAINAAQSLLPSGMPSRPTYRKANPSDAPIMILTLTSDTFSQGQLYDFASTQLAQTVAQIDGVGDVDIGGSSLPAVRVALNPQALFNQGVSLDAVRKTISDANVRRPQGALEDNSQRWQLQTNDELKTAAEYQPLIIHYNNGGAVHLSDVATVTDSVQDVRNAGMANAKPAILLMIRKSQEANIIETVDRIRAKLPELRETIPASIDLQIAQDRSPTIRASLAEVEQSLVISVALVILVVFLFLRSGRATLIPAVAVPVSLIGTFIAMYLCGFSLNNLSLMALTIATGFVVDDAIVVLENISRHLEAGVKPLQAALQGVREVGFTVLSMSLSLVAVFLPLLLMGGLPGRLFKEFAVTLSVAIGISLVVSITLTPMMCGWLLKNKPKHTPVRNRGFGRLLVAMQQGYGRSLKWVLNHTKLVGVVLLATIALNIWLYIAIPKTFFPEQDTGRLMGNIQADQSISFQAMRGKLQDFMKIVRDDPAVENVTGFTGGSRVNSGMMFISLKPLSERKETAQQVIDRLRKSLAKEPGASLFLMAVQDIRVGGRQANASYQYTLLSDNLADLRTWEPKIRQALAKLPQLADVNSDSQNNGAEMDLIYDRESMARLGISVEDANALLNNAFGQRQISTIYQPLNQYKVVMEVDSRYTQDISALDQMFVINKDGKAIPLSWFAKWQPANAPLSVNHQGLSAASTVSFNLPTGVSLSEASEAIDRTMTALGVPSTVRGMYAGTAQVFQDTMKSQVMLIIAAIATVYIVLGVLYESYVHPLTILSTLPSAGVGALLALELFGAPFSLIALIGIMLLIGIVKKNAIMMVDFAIDAQRNGNLSPEDAIFQACLLRFRPIMMTTLAALFGALPLVLTSGDGAELRQPLGITIVGGLVVSQLLTLYTTPVVYLFFDRLRIRFVRKARKDEVLNP, encoded by the coding sequence GTGAAATTCTTCGCACTGTTCATCTATCGACCGGTCGCCACCATTTTGCTAACGGTCGCCATCACCTTGTGCGGCGTGTTGGGCTTCCGTCTGCTGCCGGTTGCTCCACTGCCGCAGGTAGATTTCCCGGTGATCATGGTCAGTGCTTCACTGCCGGGTGCTTCGCCGGAAACCATGGCCTCGTCGGTCGCCACACCGCTTGAACGCGCGCTCGGGCGCATTGCGGGGGTTAACGAGATGACCTCATCAAGTTCACTCGGCAGCACCCGCATTATTCTCGAATTTACGTTTGATCGTGATATCAACGGTGCTGCGCGTGACGTGCAGGCCGCCATTAACGCCGCGCAAAGTCTGTTACCCAGCGGGATGCCAAGCCGTCCGACCTATCGCAAAGCCAACCCGTCAGATGCGCCCATTATGATCCTGACGCTGACCTCCGACACGTTTTCTCAGGGGCAATTATATGATTTCGCCTCCACGCAACTGGCGCAAACCGTCGCACAGATTGATGGCGTGGGCGATGTGGACATCGGTGGCAGTTCACTCCCGGCGGTGCGCGTGGCGCTCAATCCGCAAGCGCTGTTTAACCAGGGCGTTTCACTGGATGCGGTGCGCAAAACCATTAGCGATGCCAACGTGCGTCGCCCACAGGGTGCACTGGAAGATAACTCACAACGCTGGCAGTTACAGACAAACGATGAACTAAAGACGGCGGCGGAGTATCAGCCGTTAATCATCCATTACAACAACGGCGGTGCAGTGCATTTGAGCGATGTCGCCACCGTTACCGACTCCGTTCAGGATGTGCGCAACGCCGGGATGGCCAATGCAAAACCGGCTATTTTGCTGATGATTCGTAAATCGCAGGAAGCGAATATCATCGAAACGGTGGACAGGATCCGGGCGAAACTCCCTGAACTGCGTGAAACCATTCCGGCTTCAATAGATTTGCAAATTGCGCAGGATCGCTCGCCGACCATTCGTGCGTCGCTGGCTGAAGTCGAGCAATCGCTGGTTATCTCGGTCGCGCTGGTGATTCTGGTGGTCTTCCTGTTTTTGCGCTCAGGCCGGGCGACACTTATCCCTGCGGTGGCCGTTCCGGTGTCGCTTATCGGGACCTTTATCGCCATGTATCTGTGCGGTTTCAGCCTGAATAACCTGTCGTTGATGGCGTTAACCATCGCCACCGGTTTTGTGGTGGATGACGCCATCGTGGTGCTGGAAAATATTTCGCGCCATCTCGAAGCGGGTGTGAAACCGTTACAGGCCGCACTGCAAGGGGTACGCGAAGTCGGATTTACCGTGCTGTCGATGAGCCTGTCGCTGGTGGCGGTGTTCTTGCCGCTATTGTTGATGGGCGGGTTGCCAGGGCGATTATTTAAAGAGTTTGCCGTCACGTTGTCGGTAGCCATTGGGATTTCGCTGGTGGTGTCGATAACCCTTACGCCGATGATGTGCGGCTGGTTGTTAAAGAACAAACCGAAACATACACCTGTCCGCAATCGTGGTTTTGGACGCCTGTTAGTGGCGATGCAGCAGGGCTACGGACGCTCACTTAAATGGGTGCTCAATCACACTAAACTGGTGGGTGTGGTGCTGTTAGCGACCATAGCACTTAACATCTGGCTGTATATCGCCATCCCAAAAACCTTCTTCCCGGAACAAGATACCGGGCGATTGATGGGCAATATTCAGGCCGACCAGAGCATTTCCTTCCAGGCGATGCGCGGTAAATTGCAGGATTTCATGAAAATTGTTCGCGATGATCCTGCCGTAGAGAATGTGACCGGTTTCACCGGCGGTTCACGGGTCAACAGCGGCATGATGTTTATCTCGCTAAAACCGCTTTCTGAGCGTAAAGAGACTGCGCAGCAGGTCATTGACCGCCTGCGTAAATCGCTGGCGAAAGAGCCAGGTGCCAGTCTGTTTTTGATGGCGGTACAGGATATTCGCGTCGGCGGCAGGCAGGCCAACGCCAGTTATCAGTACACCCTGCTTTCTGATAATTTAGCCGACCTGCGAACCTGGGAGCCTAAAATTCGCCAGGCGCTGGCAAAACTGCCGCAGCTTGCTGACGTCAACTCAGACAGCCAGAACAACGGTGCGGAAATGGATCTGATTTATGATCGTGAATCCATGGCACGTCTGGGAATTAGCGTCGAGGACGCCAATGCCTTGCTTAACAACGCCTTTGGGCAGCGCCAGATTTCAACAATCTATCAACCGCTTAACCAGTACAAAGTGGTGATGGAAGTTGACTCGCGCTACACCCAGGACATCAGTGCGTTAGATCAAATGTTCGTCATTAACAAAGACGGCAAGGCGATTCCGTTATCGTGGTTTGCGAAATGGCAGCCTGCTAATGCTCCGCTGTCGGTCAATCACCAGGGGTTATCTGCGGCCTCAACGGTCTCCTTCAACCTGCCAACTGGCGTGTCTCTATCGGAAGCAAGCGAAGCGATTGACCGCACCATGACCGCACTCGGCGTGCCTTCAACCGTGCGCGGCATGTACGCCGGAACCGCGCAAGTTTTCCAGGACACTATGAAATCCCAGGTGATGCTGATTATCGCCGCCATTGCCACGGTTTACATCGTATTGGGGGTTTTGTATGAGAGTTACGTTCACCCGCTGACTATTCTGTCCACTCTGCCTTCAGCGGGGGTCGGAGCACTGCTGGCGCTGGAATTATTTGGAGCACCGTTTAGCCTGATTGCGCTCATCGGTATCATGCTGTTAATCGGCATCGTGAAGAAAAATGCCATCATGATGGTGGACTTTGCCATCGACGCGCAGCGCAACGGCAACTTGTCGCCGGAAGATGCGATTTTCCAGGCCTGTTTATTACGTTTTAGACCAATAATGATGACGACATTAGCGGCGCTGTTTGGCGCATTGCCATTAGTGCTGACCAGCGGTGACGGCGCGGAACTTCGCCAGCCGCTTGGGATTACGATTGTTGGCGGTCTGGTCGTCAGTCAGTTGCTGACGCTGTACACCACGCCGGTGGTTTATCTGTTCTTTGATCGTTTACGGATACGGTTTGTGCGAAAAGCTCGTAAAGATGAGGTATTGAACCCATGA